The Pseudanabaena yagii GIHE-NHR1 genome segment GGTATCATCTTTAATACCTTCTTCACTGCCGTTAACCTTCCCTATACCGCACTCACTCCTGAAATTACTCAAGATTATAATGAACGGACTAGTCTGAATACTTTCCGTTTTACCTTCTCCATTGGCGGCAGTATTCTCTCTCTCATTATTGCCCAAATCATCTTTGCCTTTTTCAAAGATCCTGCGCGGCAAACTGGTAGTTGTAATACAGGTGGAATGCAATATATTGTGCTAGGCGCAGTCTGTGCGATTATTTCTAGCATTTCGATTTATTGGTGTGTATTTGGAATTAAAAGGAGAGCGATCGCTAGCGATCGCCACCGACTCCATAACGAATCTCTAGATACGCATAACGAAGAATTAAGCTTTGGAGAACAGTTAAAAATAGTTTTTAACAATCGTCCATTTCTATTTGTAATTGGAATTTACTTCTGTTCTTGGCTATCTCTACAAATCACTGCTTCGATCATTCCCTATTTTGTTGTCAATTGGATGAAAATGCAGGAGAGTGATTTTATCCTTGTTACGATCGCCGTTCAAGGTACTGCCCTAATTATGCTGTCTGTATGGAGTGCAATTAGTAAAAGATTCGGTAAAAAAGCTGCCTATTTCATGGGGTCTGGCATTTGGATTATTGCTCAAGCAGGATTGTTTTTCTTGCAAGAAGGACAAGTGGTATTGCTCTACATACTAGCAATTATGGCGGGTGCTGGAGTTTCTACAGCTTATCTCATTCCTTGGTCAATGATTCCCGATGTCACTGATCTGGATGAACTAGAAACAGGGCAACGTCGTGAAGGTATTTTCTACGCCTTCATGGTGCTATTGCAAAAATTCGGTCTAGCGCTCGGTTTGTTCTTGCTAGGACTCGGTTTATCTTGGGCAAAGTTTAAGGAAAGTGTTCCTTGTCAACCTTTGCCTGTACAGCCAGATTCTGCTTTGTTTGCGATCAGAGTAGCGATCGGCCCCTTACCCACGATCGCTTTAATCATTGGTCTAGGGTTGGCGTATTTCTACCCTATTACTCGCGAAGTGCATACAGAGATATTGATGCGTCTTGCAGAAAGAAGAAGACAAGGAAGTGAATCGAGCGAATAAATCAAAGCACCCCATGGGTGCTTTCGGATATAAATCACCCAAAGAATCATGAAGTGGTCAACCAATTGCCTATGAATTAGCATATATAATTAATAATGCATATGATCGAGACTATAAGTCTTTACGTCCAGTGTCTAATAATTTAGATTGGATAAATGATAAAAGTCCCATTACGATCGCCGCCCATACACCTGTACTTCAAGCAATAAGTCTTATGGGTCAAGCACAATCTGGTTGTGTGTTGGCAATGGAGGGGGAAACGCTAGTGGGGATACTAACAGAACAAGATATTGTTCAGCTTTGTGCTGCGGGGATAAATTTAGGAGACACAAAAACTGCTGATGTAATGCACCAATCACCAATCACCATCAGGCGATCGCAAATTCGTAAACCCGATGAAGTTATGGTGCTATTGCAGAAACATCAAATTAACTATTTACCAGTTTTAGATGATCAAGGGTATCCAATGGGGGTAATTACTACGAAAAATCTGCTCACTGCTATCACAAATGAACTTGCATCTCGGAAAATATCAGAGCAAAAGAACCAACGCCTCCACGAAAAAATCATTGCCAAAATCATCCAAAAAAATCGCGAATTACGTCAAACCGAGCAAAGATTTTCCTTTGCGCTCCAAAATGCCCCTATAGTCGTCTTTCATCAAGATCGAGACTTACGGTATACATGGATTTATAACCCTGCATTGGGCTACAAAGCAAATGAGGTGATCGGCAAACTCGACAGCGATATCATGCCAACCGATGCAACGGCGCGTCAGCTTACAGAAATTAAACAACGGGTATTAGACACAGGACTTCGCGAACGTCATGAAGTTGCAATTCCCTCGGAACAGATAACTCAATATTATGACTTAACCGTAGAACCTTTATTGGATAAATCGGGTGCAGTTATTGGCGTTAGTTGCGCGGCGTTAGACATTAGCAATATCAAGCAAGCTCAAGTCAAGCTTCAGGAAAGTCAATATTTCGCACAGCGTATTGTTGATGTCTCTCCTGACATCATTTATATCTATGACTTACAAGAGGGATGCAATGTTTATGTTAACAGTGCCATATCTTCCATCCTTGGATATACATCTGAAGAGATCCAAGCTATGGGTTCAGATCTTTTCTCAATTATCATCCACCCCGATGATGTCAAGAAAGTAGTTGAATCGCAAAAGAAATTTGATACTACTAAGGATGGAACTATTGTTGAAATAGAATATCGAGCAAGACATGCGAATGGCGAATGGCGGTGGCTCTATGATCGATCTTCTGTATTTGCTAGAGATGCTGATGGTAAGGTAAAGCAGACCGTCGGTAATTCTCAGAATATCACGAAGCGAAAACTGGCGGAACAGAGACTCAAAGAGATCGAGATGCAACAGCGTACAATCCTCGAACATTTGCCCGCTGGTGTAATTATTACTGAGGGCGCTGATCAAAAAATGCGCTACTACAACCCCTGCTTTAAGCAGTTGTTTGGCTATTCCTTCTCGGAAGTCTCGACGTTTGAGAAGTGGCTGCCCCTTGCCTATCCTGATCCAGAATATCGCGAATGGGTAGCGACAACTATTAATCAGCAACTAGCTGAAGCGATTAGAGAACATAGAGACCCCGAACCGATAGAATCAAGAATTACCGCCAAGAATGGTAGTGTCAAACATGTCAATGTATATTGCACAATCATTGACGAATTACACTTTATCACTTTTGTCGATCTGACCAGTCACTATCAAACTGCGATCGCATTACAAGAGAGCGAACAACATTTACAAACGATTGTGAGCCAAAGCTCTGATGGCATCGTCATTCTCAATCAACAGGGACGGATTATCTTTGCGAATCCTGCCGCCGAAAAAATCTTTAACCTGCATATTGGCGAACTCAAAGATGTCGATCTAGGGATTCCCATCACCATAGATCGTCCCTTTGAAATGGACTTCCACACTAGTACAGGCAAAGTCAAAATAGCAGAGGTATTAGTGACCAAGATCGAATGGGATAATGAGCTATCCTATTTGACCTCAATCCGTGACATCACTGATCGCAAGCAGGTAGAGGAGCAATTATTACTCGCCAATACGGAACTAATTCGCGCAACTCGTCTCAAGGATGAGTTTCTCGCCAATATGAGCCATGAGCTACGCACTCCACTCAATGCCATTTTAGGAATGGCTGAGAGTTTGCAAGATGAGATCTTAGGAGCCTTGAATGAGCGCCAGAAAAAATCAGTTAATACTATTGAAAGGAGTGGTTATCATCTCTTAGAACTAATTAATGACATTCTCGACCTTGCTAAAATTGAAGCAGGTAAATTAGAACTGCATCTCCAAGAAAACATAGTGCAAACTATCTGTAATGATAGCCTTACCTTTGTTAGACAACTGGCACTCAAGAAAAATATTCGTCTCCTCACCCAAATCCCCTCTAACCCTATTTCTATCTGTGTAGATGAGCTTCGTATTCGCCAAGCCTTAATTAACTTACTTACCAATGCGGTCAAGTTCACGCCCGAAGATGGTAGCATCACGCTCGAAGTTCAAACTATCCATATTCCTCATCTTGATACTCAAAACAATTTTCCCCAAGATTTCATTGACTTCTCAGTGATTGATACTGGTATTGGGATTGCCCAAAAAGATATTGGTAGACTGTTCCAAACTTTTGTGCAGATTGATAGTGATCTCAATCGTAAATATACAGGTACGGGCTTAGGACTATCTTTGGTCAAGCGCATTGCTGAGCTGCATCACGGAACCGTATTTTTAGAAAGTAAGGTCAATGAGGGGAGCAAATTTACGATTCGCCTTCCCTATGATCCAAGTCTATACAGCCCATTGCCGCAAACCCCTGTAGCAGATCCATCTACAAGCTCAATATCCGCATCATCCTCATCACCACTGACAACAGAAGCAGGCATCAACTCTAAATTAATTCTCATCGTTGATGATAATGAGGCGAATATTTCTAGTATGTGGGACTATCTGAGAAGCCGAGGATATCGACTTTTGGCAGCCCACAATGGTCAAGCCGCTGTCGATCTTGCGAATGCCGAAAAGCCAAACCTGATTTTAATGGATATTCAAATGCCAGAAATGGATGGTTTAGAAGCAATTAAAATTATTCGCACGAATCCAGAGCTAATCGCTACTCCCATTATTGCCCTCACAGCTTTAGCAATGTCAGGCGATCGCGAAAGATGTTTACAGGTTGGTGCGACTGAGTATTTAACTAAACCCGTCAAGTTAAAACATTTGTCTGAAACTATTCAGACATTATTAAGTAGCTAGCAGGTTGTTTTTTCACCTTCGTGAAAAAACAACCCCTTGCTTCACATAACTTGCTACAAATGACACTTGGTTCCATCACTCACAAAGAGTTACACTCTTTAGTTACTGTTACCTGCACCCAAACCCCATCGCAATTTTGCCCTATGCCCAACCGTCTCGCGCGATCGCAAAGTCTCTACCTCCGCAAACATGCCGATAATCCGATTGATTGGTATCCTTGGGGCGATGAAGCCTTAGAAAAAGCGAGAAATGAAAATAAACCGATCTTTTTATCGATCGGTTATTCCAGTTGCCATTGGTGCACGGTGATGGAGCATGAGGCTTTTTCGGATACGGTGATTGCCGACTATATGAATGAACGCTTTGTAGCCATTAAGGTGGATCGCGAGGAGCGCCCTGACCTTGATAGCATCTATATGCAAGCAGTGCAGATCATGGGCGAAAGTGGTGGATGGCCCTTAAATTTGTTTCTTGTACCCGAAGATTTAGTTCCTTTTTATGGTGGTACATACTTTCCCATTGAGCCGCGCTATGGCAGACCGGGGTTCTTGCGGGTATTGCAATCAATTTGCGAAATTTATTACGATCGCTATCAAGATATCCAAGATTATAAAGATCAGATCGTTAAGAATCTGCACCAAATCAATAAGATGATTCCTGTGCCGATCATTAGTGATGAGGTGTTAACTAATGGCATCGCTAAATGTGCGGAAGTCGTCACTAATCGCGATTATGGAACTTGTTTTCCGATGATTCCCTATGCCAATTTGCTACTGCGAGCCAGTCGCTTTGAGGCAGCCAATCTCGAATCTCAAACAACTATTCTCAAGGACAAATCACAGCAAAGAGGAATAGATTTAGCTTTGGGTGGAATTTTTGACCATGTGGCAGGGGGATGGCATCGCTATACTGTCGATCATA includes the following:
- a CDS encoding PAS domain S-box protein; this encodes MSNNLDWINDKSPITIAAHTPVLQAISLMGQAQSGCVLAMEGETLVGILTEQDIVQLCAAGINLGDTKTADVMHQSPITIRRSQIRKPDEVMVLLQKHQINYLPVLDDQGYPMGVITTKNLLTAITNELASRKISEQKNQRLHEKIIAKIIQKNRELRQTEQRFSFALQNAPIVVFHQDRDLRYTWIYNPALGYKANEVIGKLDSDIMPTDATARQLTEIKQRVLDTGLRERHEVAIPSEQITQYYDLTVEPLLDKSGAVIGVSCAALDISNIKQAQVKLQESQYFAQRIVDVSPDIIYIYDLQEGCNVYVNSAISSILGYTSEEIQAMGSDLFSIIIHPDDVKKVVESQKKFDTTKDGTIVEIEYRARHANGEWRWLYDRSSVFARDADGKVKQTVGNSQNITKRKLAEQRLKEIEMQQRTILEHLPAGVIITEGADQKMRYYNPCFKQLFGYSFSEVSTFEKWLPLAYPDPEYREWVATTINQQLAEAIREHRDPEPIESRITAKNGSVKHVNVYCTIIDELHFITFVDLTSHYQTAIALQESEQHLQTIVSQSSDGIVILNQQGRIIFANPAAEKIFNLHIGELKDVDLGIPITIDRPFEMDFHTSTGKVKIAEVLVTKIEWDNELSYLTSIRDITDRKQVEEQLLLANTELIRATRLKDEFLANMSHELRTPLNAILGMAESLQDEILGALNERQKKSVNTIERSGYHLLELINDILDLAKIEAGKLELHLQENIVQTICNDSLTFVRQLALKKNIRLLTQIPSNPISICVDELRIRQALINLLTNAVKFTPEDGSITLEVQTIHIPHLDTQNNFPQDFIDFSVIDTGIGIAQKDIGRLFQTFVQIDSDLNRKYTGTGLGLSLVKRIAELHHGTVFLESKVNEGSKFTIRLPYDPSLYSPLPQTPVADPSTSSISASSSSPLTTEAGINSKLILIVDDNEANISSMWDYLRSRGYRLLAAHNGQAAVDLANAEKPNLILMDIQMPEMDGLEAIKIIRTNPELIATPIIALTALAMSGDRERCLQVGATEYLTKPVKLKHLSETIQTLLSS
- a CDS encoding MFS transporter — encoded protein: MSNSENSFDASPYDLTQAKLTFGEKLAYGAGDLGTSITTNLLSFFLLFFFTNVAGLDPALAGLVLLIGKIFDAINDPIIGVLSDRTKSKMGRRLPWMIYSAIPFGLTFLAQWLVPSTDKTVLFWYYAIIGIIFNTFFTAVNLPYTALTPEITQDYNERTSLNTFRFTFSIGGSILSLIIAQIIFAFFKDPARQTGSCNTGGMQYIVLGAVCAIISSISIYWCVFGIKRRAIASDRHRLHNESLDTHNEELSFGEQLKIVFNNRPFLFVIGIYFCSWLSLQITASIIPYFVVNWMKMQESDFILVTIAVQGTALIMLSVWSAISKRFGKKAAYFMGSGIWIIAQAGLFFLQEGQVVLLYILAIMAGAGVSTAYLIPWSMIPDVTDLDELETGQRREGIFYAFMVLLQKFGLALGLFLLGLGLSWAKFKESVPCQPLPVQPDSALFAIRVAIGPLPTIALIIGLGLAYFYPITREVHTEILMRLAERRRQGSESSE